A genome region from Fervidobacterium changbaicum includes the following:
- a CDS encoding metal-dependent hydrolase has protein sequence MPNLVAHLRIGMISYPIFLLIYGIVAKLLGYEFSPAPVEIAISYAVFILGSDLPDLDSSNAPLRNFTKSISLAFAIYVFTAFIYDKLGAIEQLSVVPKEIVLAFSVAISMLIGLGLINLFLSLPIFSHRGFAHSVTFAAIYGFLVYLFASPKSSSAIFFGISAFSGVMVHMIADYIGNPAKIFKLY, from the coding sequence ATGCCAAATTTAGTAGCTCACCTAAGGATAGGTATGATTTCCTACCCCATTTTTTTGTTAATCTACGGCATAGTAGCAAAACTTTTGGGCTACGAATTTTCTCCAGCACCTGTTGAAATTGCTATCAGCTACGCTGTGTTTATCTTGGGAAGCGATCTGCCGGACTTGGATAGTTCGAATGCACCACTTAGGAATTTCACAAAATCAATTTCTTTGGCCTTTGCTATATACGTCTTCACAGCTTTTATATACGATAAATTAGGCGCAATTGAACAATTGTCAGTAGTTCCGAAAGAAATTGTATTAGCATTTTCTGTTGCAATATCCATGCTCATAGGCCTTGGGCTTATTAACCTATTTCTCTCATTACCAATATTTTCGCACAGGGGTTTTGCACACTCAGTTACATTTGCAGCAATCTATGGTTTTCTTGTGTACCTTTTCGCATCACCGAAAAGCAGCTCAGCTATATTCTTCGGTATCAGCGCATTTTCAGGAGTTATGGTCCACATGATAGCCGATTACATAGGCAACCCAGCAAAGATTTTCAAACTGTACTAA
- the priA gene encoding replication restart helicase PriA produces MYYAVAISNYSENKLFVYASSEDIALGERVVVPFRNKKNLAYVVQKFEGIEEITESNLEEIIDLERTHVVASKIPKITERCDYISFIDNQRTATFVNCALGLGYPIGRLFDLSFPPSFDKYFSLFVESNSPLINIPKMRYDDFKKMSKAKEYIESGLVRIYRDFESKKPRPRSKEEYVRIIIPPDELPRLRLTSKQSIVVNYLLLKGTAKVDELLNDLEDENVERSVLVQLKNKGIVKINDELIADEESGQLVRKLTEEQSKIVKSILEEIDGISVRSESLKHMVFGPTGSGKTEVYLDVIRHALNFGSVIYLVPEISLTEQTIARLRKHFPDVPIGVYHSYQTDAKRVEIWAKAVKGELGILVGPRSAFFVPMRNLKLVIVDEEHDEGYYNNSEPFYDVRKLLQYFPIPVIFGSATPHLETYKLAKDGIYQFHVLTKRFNVELPEVEIIDMRKEKKSTPSISKTLREEIESVLNDGMSALIFTRRKGFSRVQCAVCGYIAKCDNCDVSMTYHSDAGKLKCHLCGLEKPVPSVCPVCGSQIFTDKGTGTEKVERELRELFPGKNIGRIDAEIIDTPEKLKKVLEDLREGKLEIVTGTKMITKGLDIYRIGLVGIIDVDALIFYPDINAPLRTFQLLVQVIGRAGRKQKGKAVIQTYDPSNPVIIYASAQDVTGYYERELALRKELSYPPFADVVHVMYSNQSEEIARETIDAVYKDISNAEGLYIEILGPSEHPIFKVANKYRYQFFVKTVHSSRIVRLLNEIKTKYPGDWIVRLNPPEI; encoded by the coding sequence ACACGTTGTTGCGTCCAAAATTCCCAAAATAACTGAACGATGTGATTACATCTCCTTCATCGACAATCAGCGCACAGCTACTTTTGTCAACTGCGCTCTGGGTTTAGGATATCCCATTGGTCGTCTATTCGACTTATCCTTCCCCCCTAGCTTTGACAAGTATTTCTCTCTTTTCGTCGAAAGCAACAGTCCACTGATCAACATACCTAAGATGAGATACGACGATTTCAAGAAAATGAGTAAAGCCAAAGAATACATCGAAAGCGGACTGGTCAGGATATACCGTGATTTTGAGTCTAAAAAACCCAGACCAAGAAGTAAGGAAGAATATGTGAGAATTATTATTCCGCCAGACGAATTGCCAAGACTTCGCCTGACGTCAAAACAATCGATAGTGGTCAATTATTTGCTTTTAAAAGGCACTGCAAAAGTTGATGAATTGCTCAACGATTTGGAAGATGAAAATGTCGAGAGGAGTGTTTTGGTACAACTGAAAAACAAGGGCATTGTTAAGATAAACGATGAACTAATCGCTGATGAAGAAAGCGGGCAGTTGGTCAGAAAATTGACAGAAGAACAATCAAAGATTGTAAAGAGCATTTTAGAGGAAATTGATGGCATTAGCGTGCGTTCAGAAAGCCTAAAACACATGGTTTTCGGACCAACAGGAAGTGGAAAAACGGAAGTTTATTTGGATGTGATCAGACACGCTCTGAACTTTGGTAGTGTGATCTATCTAGTTCCGGAGATTTCACTAACCGAACAAACCATTGCAAGATTAAGGAAACACTTTCCAGATGTTCCGATAGGAGTTTACCACAGCTATCAAACGGATGCGAAGAGGGTAGAAATTTGGGCTAAGGCGGTAAAAGGCGAGCTCGGTATCCTCGTTGGTCCCAGAAGTGCGTTTTTTGTTCCAATGAGAAATTTGAAACTCGTCATAGTTGACGAAGAACACGACGAAGGTTATTACAACAACAGCGAACCTTTTTACGATGTCAGAAAACTGCTCCAGTATTTTCCAATCCCAGTTATATTTGGCTCTGCAACTCCTCACCTTGAGACATACAAACTTGCAAAAGATGGTATCTACCAATTCCATGTGCTAACAAAAAGGTTCAACGTAGAACTACCTGAAGTTGAAATCATCGACATGAGAAAAGAGAAGAAATCGACACCATCTATATCGAAAACGTTGCGCGAAGAGATCGAAAGCGTTTTGAACGACGGTATGTCTGCCTTAATATTCACACGAAGGAAGGGGTTTTCAAGGGTCCAATGTGCTGTATGTGGTTACATAGCAAAGTGCGATAACTGTGACGTATCGATGACGTACCACTCAGATGCGGGAAAACTGAAATGCCATCTATGTGGTTTAGAAAAACCTGTTCCGAGCGTGTGCCCTGTCTGTGGTTCGCAAATATTCACCGATAAAGGTACCGGGACCGAAAAGGTCGAAAGAGAACTCAGAGAACTCTTCCCGGGGAAAAACATCGGTCGCATAGATGCAGAAATAATTGATACACCTGAGAAATTGAAAAAGGTTCTGGAAGACCTCCGAGAAGGAAAGTTGGAAATCGTTACGGGAACGAAGATGATAACAAAGGGGCTTGACATCTACCGCATAGGTCTTGTCGGAATCATCGACGTCGATGCACTGATATTTTATCCTGATATAAATGCGCCTCTGCGAACATTTCAACTACTTGTCCAAGTAATCGGCAGAGCAGGAAGAAAACAAAAAGGGAAAGCGGTTATACAAACCTACGATCCGAGCAATCCGGTCATCATTTACGCGAGTGCGCAAGACGTTACGGGATATTACGAACGAGAATTGGCGCTAAGAAAAGAACTAAGCTATCCACCTTTTGCCGATGTCGTTCATGTCATGTACTCAAACCAGTCAGAAGAAATAGCCAGAGAAACGATAGATGCTGTCTACAAAGATATTTCAAATGCTGAAGGACTGTATATTGAAATACTTGGTCCATCGGAACATCCAATATTTAAAGTGGCGAATAAATATCGCTACCAGTTTTTTGTCAAAACTGTGCATTCGTCAAGAATAGTCCGGTTACTGAACGAAATTAAGACCAAATACCCAGGTGATTGGATTGTAAGGCTCAATCCTCCGGAAATTTAA
- a CDS encoding ABC transporter permease, with translation MFFNSFGANNLKIGVYSEDKSPLSKFTVGVVMSLFHGQTIQYVGADYVEKLKSGELHAVVIIPRDFTTSLFSARQTQIKYVPSPVDTQLSAAAYLVFKKLFEDLSGGPFFNPKVLQQMYTSSNVPAPSLVTDREVNFSQVFAPSLMLLITMFAGMLLGAGSIVNDRERGLFIYYSLGKVKSINYYFAKFTTTFVISFVAGLISYAMFFANGFSVNWTVVLIIILINALFHTSLGITISVLSKSSMTSNLISTIFSILLLFSSGSLTSVSSLPEFGKRILNVIPIYKSVYLLRMAQLFPADNDFTVLLTKNVLFSITVSFLFAIVSILGIIREFLPKSDLAK, from the coding sequence GTGTTTTTTAATTCGTTCGGTGCCAATAACTTGAAGATAGGGGTGTACAGCGAGGATAAATCTCCACTTTCGAAATTTACAGTCGGTGTAGTTATGTCCCTATTTCATGGGCAAACAATACAATACGTTGGTGCAGATTATGTAGAGAAATTAAAAAGTGGTGAACTTCATGCGGTTGTCATTATTCCAAGAGATTTTACCACATCTCTATTTTCGGCAAGACAAACACAAATCAAGTACGTTCCAAGTCCTGTAGACACACAACTGTCAGCGGCGGCGTACCTCGTTTTTAAGAAACTTTTTGAAGATTTAAGCGGAGGACCTTTCTTCAATCCGAAGGTATTGCAACAGATGTACACTTCTTCGAATGTACCTGCTCCAAGTCTTGTAACGGATAGGGAAGTGAACTTCAGCCAAGTATTTGCACCGAGTTTGATGCTTCTAATAACGATGTTTGCAGGCATGTTGTTAGGAGCAGGTAGTATTGTGAATGACAGAGAACGAGGGTTATTTATTTATTATTCCCTTGGTAAAGTCAAATCCATTAATTATTACTTTGCAAAGTTCACGACTACTTTCGTAATATCTTTTGTTGCCGGTCTAATTTCGTACGCGATGTTTTTTGCAAACGGTTTTTCTGTGAACTGGACTGTGGTCCTAATTATCATCCTGATAAACGCCCTTTTCCACACATCACTCGGAATCACAATATCGGTACTTTCTAAAAGCTCGATGACGTCAAATCTCATCTCAACGATCTTCAGTATTCTTCTGCTTTTTTCAAGTGGCTCTTTGACATCCGTCTCGTCTTTACCAGAGTTCGGTAAGAGGATTTTGAACGTGATTCCGATCTATAAATCTGTGTATCTACTTCGCATGGCACAGCTTTTCCCCGCAGACAATGATTTCACCGTATTACTAACCAAGAATGTGCTTTTCTCTATAACTGTTAGCTTTCTTTTTGCTATTGTCTCAATTTTGGGTATAATAAGAGAGTTCTTGCCAAAATCTGATTTGGCAAAGTGA
- a CDS encoding M48 family metallopeptidase, whose protein sequence is MRNSFIVKKSKFDRKLSNKISMYIVMVIFLMLSLLLGLILDTLLGTIVLFTIIFGLFSLFQVIFGLSVVGKIIVRLMSLRNNNKTQDIEIETAGHILSEIKESLNLKSDVDLMLIESSCINALSVGRGEHTHTVCITKGALEKLEIDELKALLLHELYHITQKDTDYLTTVSGTFGSPMLIYKLSREKLLKLKRNWNDNKISTKEFINSLLLHSLIIGFSILFIPLSFLSNVFVSVRKEFDADLFASELAGKDAVISLLSKAKENCQKFDTEFSFIRYHFFVHPHCADAKGKVNFISGTYPSIDERIKKLQDI, encoded by the coding sequence ATGCGCAATTCATTCATTGTGAAAAAATCCAAATTTGACCGTAAGCTATCAAACAAGATTTCAATGTACATCGTGATGGTAATTTTTTTAATGTTGAGCCTCTTGCTCGGACTTATTTTGGACACTTTACTTGGGACCATAGTGCTTTTCACTATCATTTTTGGTCTCTTTTCCTTGTTCCAAGTGATCTTTGGCTTATCGGTTGTCGGAAAGATAATCGTGAGGCTTATGAGCTTGAGAAACAACAACAAAACCCAAGACATCGAAATTGAAACCGCTGGGCACATATTAAGTGAGATAAAGGAGTCTTTGAATTTGAAATCTGACGTTGATTTAATGCTAATAGAATCTTCCTGTATAAATGCTCTTTCTGTTGGGCGCGGAGAACACACTCATACGGTGTGCATCACGAAAGGAGCTTTGGAGAAACTTGAAATAGATGAATTGAAGGCATTACTTCTTCACGAGTTGTACCACATAACCCAAAAAGACACGGATTACCTAACAACGGTCAGTGGAACTTTTGGAAGTCCGATGCTTATCTATAAGCTTTCACGCGAGAAGTTATTAAAGCTGAAAAGGAATTGGAATGATAATAAAATTAGCACAAAAGAATTTATAAATAGCTTGCTTTTACATTCCTTAATAATAGGATTTTCTATTCTCTTTATACCACTAAGTTTTCTCTCTAATGTCTTTGTAAGCGTAAGAAAAGAATTCGATGCTGACCTTTTTGCCTCAGAATTGGCTGGAAAAGATGCCGTGATCAGCTTGCTTTCCAAAGCAAAAGAAAACTGCCAGAAGTTCGATACAGAATTTTCTTTCATAAGGTATCACTTCTTCGTTCATCCACACTGTGCAGATGCAAAAGGTAAGGTGAATTTCATATCGGGCACATATCCTTCAATTGACGAGAGAATAAAGAAATTACAAGACATCTGA
- a CDS encoding D-alanine--D-alanine ligase — protein sequence MKIAVLLGGISREREISIRSGKRIAQALKKFGHEVDEIDFTLAYMENLKQLKNYDAIFNILHGTFGEDGHLQAILDALEVPYTGSGMETSMIAFDKYICNLYVQDVAHVPKFLLLTRQEFTQHGIEKVKQQIGLPCVIKPRKEGSSIGTHICFSEAELLSNLNCEFQNYEEMIVQEYVKGTEITVSIIDIDGVPSVLPILELRPKKLFYDYEAKYTDGMTEFVIPAQIGEEMTKTVENIALRIYNKLGCKHFARVDGIISNGTFYFLEVNTLPGMTELSDLPMSAKAYGLSFEELVNTIINEAYKNPPFEHWIRKK from the coding sequence TTGAAAATAGCAGTGCTACTTGGTGGAATATCAAGGGAACGGGAAATTTCTATCAGAAGTGGAAAGAGAATAGCTCAAGCGTTGAAAAAGTTTGGACATGAAGTGGATGAGATAGATTTCACTTTGGCGTATATGGAAAACCTAAAACAACTGAAGAACTACGACGCTATTTTCAATATTTTGCACGGCACATTTGGTGAGGATGGGCACCTTCAGGCTATTCTCGACGCGCTTGAGGTACCTTACACAGGTTCTGGAATGGAAACGAGTATGATTGCATTTGATAAATACATCTGCAATCTATACGTCCAAGATGTAGCACACGTGCCGAAGTTTTTACTGCTAACTCGACAAGAATTCACCCAACATGGAATTGAAAAGGTAAAGCAACAGATAGGACTCCCATGTGTAATAAAGCCAAGGAAAGAAGGTTCGAGCATAGGGACTCATATATGCTTTTCAGAAGCAGAACTATTGAGTAACTTGAATTGTGAATTTCAAAACTACGAGGAAATGATAGTTCAAGAATATGTGAAAGGTACTGAAATCACCGTTTCAATAATAGATATCGACGGTGTCCCGTCCGTCCTACCAATTTTAGAACTCCGCCCAAAAAAACTTTTCTACGACTACGAAGCCAAATACACAGATGGGATGACGGAATTTGTAATTCCCGCACAAATCGGTGAAGAAATGACAAAAACCGTCGAGAATATCGCGCTGAGAATCTACAATAAACTCGGTTGCAAACACTTTGCTAGGGTTGATGGTATCATCAGCAACGGCACATTTTATTTCCTAGAAGTTAACACCTTACCAGGCATGACTGAACTGAGTGATTTACCCATGTCCGCAAAGGCCTATGGCCTGAGTTTCGAAGAATTGGTAAATACTATCATCAATGAAGCATACAAAAATCCACCTTTCGAACATTGGATAAGGAAAAAATAA
- a CDS encoding LacI family DNA-binding transcriptional regulator: MAKTKRNFQRVTIKDVAQYAKVGVGTVSRVLNNSPHVDQFTRQRVLEAIKTLGYVPNPHARRLSTGSSELITVITPEMKGDFYQILMSAIDEVLFKYGYSSLLYPLYNEKKYEALKKSSDIILSTDGLIVDAVSVDRVLSNIINPQTPVVCIEQDSEDYDSIMVDNYYGGVIAGDYFADLDMDIFVVTHRKSHELESTVFDERLEGFQESLEKKGRSIDKVYYVPLDWESTFEVARRIFYRFKRCAIFTTTDYLAVPIIEVARTMGLKVGEDVRVCGFDDLPIAQILEITTVKQPIAEMGRLAAETVVKRIAGKLKEKPKKYILKPELVVRAT, encoded by the coding sequence ATGGCTAAGACAAAGAGAAACTTCCAAAGAGTAACCATTAAAGACGTGGCTCAGTATGCTAAAGTTGGTGTTGGAACTGTTTCAAGAGTTCTCAACAACAGTCCACACGTTGACCAATTCACAAGACAGCGGGTATTGGAAGCGATAAAGACTTTAGGATACGTTCCTAATCCCCATGCAAGGCGATTATCCACGGGTTCAAGTGAGCTTATAACCGTCATCACTCCCGAAATGAAGGGAGACTTTTATCAAATCCTGATGTCTGCGATAGATGAAGTGCTCTTCAAATACGGTTACTCTTCGCTTTTGTATCCACTCTACAACGAAAAAAAGTACGAAGCGTTGAAGAAATCTTCCGATATAATCCTCTCCACTGATGGCCTGATAGTTGATGCAGTAAGCGTTGACAGAGTGTTAAGTAACATCATTAATCCTCAAACTCCTGTTGTCTGCATCGAACAAGATTCAGAAGACTACGATTCGATAATGGTGGACAATTATTACGGTGGCGTTATAGCAGGAGATTACTTTGCGGACTTAGATATGGATATCTTTGTGGTAACTCACAGGAAAAGTCATGAACTCGAAAGCACGGTTTTCGACGAGCGACTCGAAGGTTTCCAAGAATCGCTTGAAAAAAAGGGTAGAAGTATAGACAAAGTTTACTACGTCCCACTTGACTGGGAAAGCACTTTCGAAGTTGCTCGCCGGATATTCTACAGGTTCAAGCGGTGTGCCATCTTTACAACAACAGACTATCTGGCCGTTCCAATAATAGAAGTCGCAAGAACAATGGGATTAAAAGTTGGCGAGGATGTTCGGGTGTGCGGGTTCGATGATCTACCCATCGCTCAAATTCTCGAAATCACCACGGTTAAACAGCCAATCGCAGAAATGGGACGATTGGCAGCAGAAACTGTTGTAAAGCGCATTGCCGGAAAGTTGAAAGAAAAACCAAAGAAATACATCTTAAAACCCGAGCTTGTAGTAAGAGCTACGTAG
- a CDS encoding competence/damage-inducible protein A produces the protein MVLKNAIIFSIGNELVEGLILDTNSKYLSEKLKKLGYYVIRIETLPDRFDVLVERFKTGLLEVDLLITTGGLGPTEDDLTREALAEALGRKLILDENIAQELIERALKYYGKAPESVKKQAMVIEGAKVLDNPVGTAPGQMIEFDGKAVVILPGPPAEMIPIFENITEKLKADDALYTRRIKTIGIPEAVLMDDFKDVIYSNPNITVATMASYERGVEVRLTGSKSLKEEIDKIALKLIEALGENVYATDDDNIEDVVYKLLSENGLTISFAESCTGGMISSKFVDIPGVSKVYNGSVVAYSNEVKISLLNVPETIISTYGAVSEECVKFMAENVRRILKSDFAVAVSGIAGPTGGSEAKPVGTVCFAFSSDSFTHTVTHNLRGNREMVRKRSTLLAFDIARRGILRWLRQRETSKE, from the coding sequence ATGGTTCTGAAGAACGCAATAATATTTTCGATAGGCAACGAACTTGTTGAGGGGCTTATCTTAGATACAAATTCAAAATACTTAAGCGAAAAGTTGAAAAAACTAGGATATTACGTTATTCGCATAGAGACCTTACCAGACAGATTCGATGTTCTAGTCGAAAGGTTCAAAACAGGCCTTCTTGAAGTTGATTTACTCATAACAACCGGCGGTTTGGGACCTACAGAAGATGATTTGACAAGAGAGGCGCTAGCAGAAGCACTTGGACGAAAGCTCATTTTGGACGAAAATATAGCACAAGAGCTGATAGAACGGGCCTTAAAATACTACGGAAAAGCCCCAGAGAGTGTAAAAAAGCAAGCCATGGTTATCGAAGGAGCGAAGGTACTGGATAATCCTGTCGGAACTGCTCCTGGTCAAATGATTGAGTTTGATGGAAAAGCTGTTGTTATCTTGCCCGGTCCTCCCGCTGAAATGATACCGATCTTTGAAAACATCACCGAGAAATTAAAAGCCGATGATGCGCTGTACACAAGAAGAATAAAAACGATAGGCATTCCCGAAGCTGTATTGATGGATGATTTCAAGGATGTAATCTACTCCAACCCAAATATTACCGTGGCAACTATGGCTTCGTATGAAAGAGGGGTCGAGGTCAGGCTTACCGGAAGTAAATCTTTGAAGGAAGAAATAGATAAAATCGCCCTCAAACTGATAGAAGCCTTGGGCGAGAACGTCTATGCAACTGACGACGATAACATCGAGGATGTTGTGTATAAGCTCTTAAGTGAGAATGGTTTGACAATTTCTTTTGCCGAGTCTTGTACTGGTGGTATGATTTCTTCAAAGTTTGTTGATATTCCGGGAGTTTCAAAGGTGTACAACGGTTCTGTTGTGGCCTACTCGAATGAAGTTAAAATATCCCTCTTAAACGTTCCAGAAACCATAATTAGCACTTATGGAGCTGTTAGTGAAGAGTGTGTCAAGTTCATGGCTGAGAACGTTAGAAGAATCCTTAAAAGTGATTTTGCCGTTGCGGTTTCAGGCATAGCAGGTCCTACTGGCGGCTCTGAAGCAAAACCTGTGGGGACCGTTTGTTTTGCTTTTTCGTCTGATTCGTTCACACACACGGTAACACACAATTTGAGAGGCAATCGAGAGATGGTGAGAAAAAGGAGTACACTTCTTGCATTTGATATAGCGAGGAGAGGGATTTTAAGATGGCTAAGACAAAGAGAAACTTCCAAAGAGTAA